The Salvia splendens isolate huo1 unplaced genomic scaffold, SspV2 ctg1120, whole genome shotgun sequence genome segment ctatatatacgcgatttgcaagtcattttcattcggcatcccccctgtttGCAGCTCGACAGCCGAGCTCGTCTTCTTGGCGCGTCAACAAACACGCCAACAGATGTACAAGATCATAGCTGACTGGAGGGTGGCAACTGACCcggaggagaagagtttttttcacgcaatgctcgtgagtatgccaGCCGATTTGAATGCTGCcgcggcacaggtggggggctcagacgcgggctcaaatgccgcagatttgggggtctcGGCTAGCGGCGACAACAGCGACGGCGACGGCTACGGCGactgaggcggaggcgggggctcgtgtgcggaggaggagtttttttaattaatgtaatttttttaattaatgtacttttaaaaattttaatattattattgaattttctcgtatttgtgtcgtaaatttaatttcgtattttatgtgattgttaattatttgttttttataattttgtttgttGTGGATAGGCTTTGGCTGACTTATTGCTTGTCcaattgcttgtcctgatgatgtggcaggaggagtttttagtgctgatgatgtggcaggaggagtttgtggctatgCTATGGCTGACCTAttcttattggagatgctctaagaggtCACAATCCCCACATTAAAGACTATCACACGAGTCAAATTCTGTGAAATTCTATTTAGGTCTTCCATGCcccataaataaatattgttaaaaatttcaaattaaattattcagagaactattaaaaaaattagaatcaTTTTAATaaagtttaataaaatattctTACTTAAATATGCTTCAATTTAAGTTACACTAGTtacaagaaaatgaatatatagtACTTACTGAACTAGTAACAaactaatcaatttttatttgaacTGAAATTGTGGCGAGTTACATTATGTCCTAATAACATCACTTATAATTATCATTTGCCTAGCTCACCTTATTGGCTTAAACTAGTGGATTTGTTTGCAAATTTTCTTTATGTTTGTAGATAAATATAATTTGGTCAcgtttatgtaattttttatcttCACTCTATACTAAGTTCCAAGTGGAAGTATTAAATTATCTAAATTAAGTATAATGAAGAGATAATGCTTGATGGCATGGCTTTGTTAGATAGTGGTGTGGCATTATTCATTGGagcatatatatagtactaaaATTTGACATATGTGATATGTGTATATTCGTGCATCACACATAAAACTGTGATCTATATTATTCACAATTAATGTAGGATATTAATCACCacctaattattttttctttattttaattgagGATACAATTAATCCAATATATACTCACTATAGTAAAAAGGAGCAGCTTGCATGCACAACACATAGTAAAAAGAAAATTGGAAAGAgttgtatattttattatttaatattttcaaattatttcaGTAATAACGTCTTGTTAGTTGCACTAAATCTACAAATTTAATTTagactctttccttttttttattgtttgacTATAGGTGTGCTGGACCCTTTTTTGGCGGAATCCAACTGATCCTATTCGATCGAGTTTGCGGATTAAAGTTAACCTAAATCCTTCGGAgttgattaaattttattaaattttgcatTGGAGCTATAAGACTTCACAGTGTGATTATTCGACTTAAATCCTCCAGAGTTGATTCTCCGTCCATTCTCAATTGTTTGCAATGACTCACACCACATTGCCTTTCACAACGAGGCACGCCACCTGGCGCATCTAGGGCATCTTTTGCCTACCGTGGATGCTCTTGGGGACACAATCGCCATTTGATCCAACACACAAGGACAAAACGGTCCACCCACCCAACAGAAAACGATACTCACTTACCATTTGGTCTTCAAACACCACGTTTGTATAAGACGAAAATTCTTTGAAATTTCAATACTAAAATATGAAAACgaataaaatgatttttttctcttttctgcATGTGGtcatagggagatgatcaaaataagtatgtgtttaaatccagaaatgcagaccaaatctcagccctaggattagatgatctaatggtcaataattaaccaaaaacacggaaggtcataattaagcagttttacgtcatattataagatttgagtttaatgtcatgttaagatcattttaggtcatacttggttaatatgacctaaaaatacactaaccatgacctaaaaatgccctaagcatgatattgttctgcgtttctgtatttaaatctagttttcatAGATAAAACCCTGTGGTCAtatattagaaaaataaaaaacgtgTGGACGGTGAGATCATATGATTTTccactttcaacatcaattccACCATCTCTATGACTGTATATATACAGCATAAATCTAGAAAGAGAGATTAAGAAAACACTATTAATTCCTGCTAATTAAATCTCCAATTCTCCTCCTCCAACAAATTTCCGGTATACTTTTTTGAGGTTATGACACAAGGATCGTGTTAGGATGATAACTAGTTTAATGTGATAACTCATCAacttagtgtattaaaaatgccAACACAACAACATAAGTATGTCAactatgtctttgtgttgaccTTTTTTAGATGCTGAGTTGACGAATTACAAAAGTTTATGACATTAAACTAATTATCATTTATTACACCCTGCGACAGAATATGGAAAGAAATGTGATTCAAGATGTAAAAATGGGCACAAAAATGGAAGCTAAATGAGCATTTAGCAGGACAATAAGCATTTATTGATCATTGAGAAAATCTCCCATGAAAACAAAGATATGTAGTTTAGATCAATGAAAAGTACTGTCAAAAAAACAAGTTTCACGTCCAAAACAGAAAACAGATTGACTATCGACAAATCTAATGTTCCAGAGTTGATTGATTCCTACTGTCATTTTCACAAGCTAGGATGGCGCGGCCAAGTCATCCTTTCCGTTTAAGCTCTTTGGTTGCAGCTTGATAAGTATGAAGCTGAAATGAAATTTTGCAGCTCAATGAGGTCAGAGGTGAAAAACCAATACTCATCATGTGTGAAAATTAAAGCAGCATTTAGTAAAAAGGGGATGTCTCTTGCAAAAGGggtaaaagagagagaaaaattcctgcgtgtgtgtattttaattaatcaaataagAAAATCATTACAATTATAAAGAAATTTTGCATGTATTCGACATCTTAAAATAATACtgagatataaaaaaaaccaATACAAccttcattttaatttatatatgtaattttttctttatccatattcctaaaatatgatttttttcaacttcaTAGACTTAAAATGTACAACCTATATTTACAAGAAATTTATTATGAGGTTCACTCCTCCATTTAAATGTGGCATTTCGATTAGTTATCAACATTTACCCCCCATTTATTATAGTTTGGTGTCtttatcaaattaaaatcaCATTACTACTAAATATTCTTTCTCGATGGTTGCATacaaaattatatacttatATCGGAACAAACAAAACTCTTAACTCAAAAAACTCTAAAATTTGGACTTATTACAATATAAATTACAATCtaaaaaactaattttaaaaacagGTAATAATAGGCTGGGGATACAGgtaattttaaaatctaaaattaCCATTTTAGTGAATTTTTAGAGTTTTTTTAATATAGATAGTGGTCCAGCCTGACAAAACAGGTAATTCATAGATACAAGTaatcttacaattttaattCAGCTCTAGTGTCTAGATGTCTGTCTAGCTGCATGACCGACGAAAAACAACGATGCCGACCAGCATATTGCAGATTTAGTTTTCTAAGTATCTATACTCTATACTGTTGACGAGTACCAGCTGAAAATTTTCTGATTAATTGGGAATATGGAATTGAAGCTATGGATTTGGAATTGGAGCTATTCTTTGGTATCACAAAAATGTATAGAAttagaattggaattgaattataattctaaaattttcaattcCATGATTTGAGTTCATaatcaaaagtagaaaattggaATTTCAAATACTCATAAAATTAGATAGTTTCACTACcaactacacacatttcacccAATTCagacatttcacacactacacacatttaaCACATTTTACACACtgcacaaatttcacacactacacacagttaacacatttcacacaccacacatttcacacaatacatatatttcacacatttcacatatttcacactatacacacactacacaaaatacacacgctacatacattatacacaaaatacacatactacacacaaaatacacacgacacaaattttacacaaaatacacacagtatGCATACTATAACCATAATACACACTATTCACAaacttaaatttcaaatttggcccagtttaaacttttataaaattttagttttttttattcagATCGAAAAAGAAatctaaaactgaaaataaaaattcaaatatcGGATGCTTGAAATCTGTaaaatgtgtgtaaagtgtgtagtgtgtgtagtgtatgaaatgtgtgaaatgtgtgaaatgtgtgaagtgtgtgtagtgtgtgaaatgtatgaagtgtgtgtagttgaaatgtgtgaagtatgtgtagtgtgtgaaaggtaagaagtgtgtgtagtgtgtgaagtgtatgtagtgtgtgaaatatgtgaagtgtgtgaagcgtatgtagtgtgtgaaatgtgtgaaatgtgtgtagtgtgtgaaatgtgataaatacgtgtagtgtgtgtagtgtgtgaaatatgtgaaatgtgtgaagtgtgtgtagtgtgtgaaatgcgtgtagtatgtgaaatgtgtgaaatgtgtgtagtgtgtgaaatgagtgaaatatgtgtagtgtgtgaaatatgggAAGTGTGTGTATATTTACCAAACATGtcaattcaattttatatcaattcttcattttaccaaacataggatttggaattaaattataattcaattaattcaattccttccaattcaattccatagaatTCCAAATCCAATGTTTGGTTCCACAAAAATATTTAGATATTGAATTGAATTGCAATTCCAAATCTTTCAATTACACAATTTGAATTCtatatcaaaagtagaaaattgaaatttcaaatagtTATTAACTTACATATTTTCACAATATATTCACAACATATACTTTACATaccacacacactacacaaatttcacaaactacacacatttcacacgctacacaaatttcacacactacatgcatttcacacactacatgcatttcacacaccacacacacttcacacactacacgtatttcacacactacatgcatttcacacattacacacactttacatactacacacactacacgcatttcacacacatcacacatttcacacacactacatacactatacacactacacaaatttcacctactacacgcatttcacacatttcacacactatacacacttcACATACTTCATACACTACACGCACTTCcgatttttgaaatttttttccagttttcagatttttttgatCCGAACTGAACCGTatcgaaaattttaattttgaaaaaaatttatatgaaccaaactaaaaactgaaccaaatttaaaattttagtttgtgaatagtgagtgtgcagtgtgtgcattttctatatagtgtgtgtattttgtgtaaaatttgtgtagtgtgtgtattttgtgaatagtgtatgtagtgtatattttgtgtacaatgtgtgtagtgtgtgtattgtatgcaatgtgtgtattttgtgtatagtgtgtttgtaatgtgtgtagttagtgtattttgtgtatagtgtgggTAGTGTGTATTCTGTGTAAGGTatgtgcggtgtgtgtattgtgtgttggCATTGTGTGTAGAGTGTGAATTGTCTGAAGTGAGTATTTACtggaattaatttaataaattcaaGGATTTACTTGAAAAACATACAAAGTCACTTACTTAAATTAATTCAAGGGAAATCTTAGCCAAAAGATTTATTTGCAAGACGAAATGTGCGCATTTTTGTGCTTCTTTACACTAGTTCAAACAAAACTATAAAGAGTCCAACCCATTTAATTAACGGAGCCCACTTAAGTAGGGGAGGGGGGTCCTAAGAGCActcgcaacgcgtgccgccggcgttccgcgtgccgttccgccggaacggtttcgccgcggaacgcgttgcggcgctgcattccgctcccgttccgttcccattccgtgccgggtgccgacggcacgtaacgtggcacggaacaagccgccacgcgcctgggcgacgtggccgatcccggtgcgtgcgtgcttcccactcgccggccgcgagtgggacacgtcagcaatgacgcaataattaatttttttttaaaaaaatcgaatttaaaaaaaaaaaaaaaaatttaacggtaacattaccgtttttttaactttttcttaatttttttaatttttatttttattttcttattctataaatacacctaattcattcattttacatacaactacacatctattcttcctacatcaacatcaattcctctccaattttcatattcaatctcttcaaaaaatgtccggcgacggcaattacggtggtggcggcgccggtgggtgggatctcaacgcgttcggcgattgggagaacatgtacaacacacttggtggttctggtcgtcgacgccgggcacccaggggtcggcgacgccgggtgggtaccaaccacccactttcgatgtggatgcctacgctcgaggctccggctcgcggctttcccagggtttgtcccagattcgggaggatatccccgttgaacccacccagggaggaggccgaggcggtggaagctccagggctgcgtctgaggcacccgaggaggaggaggaggaggaaccggaggatctgggccggcatccctacaccaacaaagaaacaaaggcggtgtacaccgcctggctcaccgtctcgtacgatcccatcgtcgggaaccaacaagccgccaagtgcttctgggaaaaggtccgtgatgtctaccacgagactaagccgaaaggggcacggaagcgcaaatatacaatgctccgtgctcactttggccgtgtcgatttacaggtcaaaaaattctgctccaccgaagcggcgcactaccaaagcggagcttcgggtgccgacatactgagggcggctttgcgcgccttccaccaggacaccggtacacagttcaaatatgttgatatttggcagctcgtcaaggacgaggaaaggtgggccggtggtgtccgctccagctcgggctcaacctcaaagcgaaCGAAGCACACGGCAAGAGGCcagtactcgtctggtgacaccggtgagccCAGCCAGGGTGACCCGCAGGAGGTTGGGGGTACGGCAGCCGAGTACgagggatccagccgtgggcgccgtcgtccgcaagggacgaaggcggcgaaggcggttagagcgaggaagggccgaggcgaatcaagccagccggcctcgggatcgggctcgcagggaggctcggacacacttatggtggcgtacatgaccgccacaatggcggacacttcccacttctcgcactcccaatacgtggcctggtggaacggaattgtgcatatggcggcacaacttggccttccgactccccctccacCTCGACCGCCTTCGGGAGGTGATTCACCAgaggagtagttttttttatcttcccacgtttaattgtgtgttttttattgtgtacttttatttttttaggattttaattgtgtgctttttatttttttaagtttaagttgtaactttgttttaatgttgtgtgttttttaataaagtttgtttgtttttttaattgaattgagttggaaataaaaataaaaaatgaaattgaatgaatagtaatttaaggaacggttaaggaacggttaaggaacagagggttgcaggttccgttccttagttaaggaatggagtaaaaaagtacagtggggccctcaaatagtggtttaaggaacggtttaggaacggtataggaacagcgttgtggatggcctaatatcTAAGTCAGCATATCCCATTCCTCTCTCTCTATTTCCTTCACCGtgtctccttctctctctcctcgctgaaactctctccctctctctactTCACTGTTTCATATCCGATCGTCCCGAAATTTTAACCAAGGTAGAAGACTGTGGTTTTCTACAGTATTAATTTTAATGGTTAGATCTTCCAGTATTAATTTCGGAAGTGACTGTAGTTTTCTACAGTAGCAGCGTTGATTTTCTATACGATCGGGGGTTCAAACGTTGTCCGATCGTTCTGAAATATTAACCGAAGGTAAAAAACTCCCCTATCTTTACTTTGACCGCAGGAAATTACATTTAAACGGTTAGATTTCCTGTTATAAATTTCCGAAGGTGCTTATCATCcaaagagaaaatattttagGAGTTTTTCCTGACTCTAAGACTTTGCATATGTTGTATGTAAATTAGGCTCagcataaaataaatgaatttgaaAGATTGATTAATTGGGAGCATGCTTGGTTGTGATTCTAAGTTCTATATGAATTCATGCTAACATGACGGGcttaaaaaaaacttgaaatGATTTAACTTGCGGTTTGAGAATCATTACCTGGAAAGGATGATAAGGGATTCTATGATGAGACTTGAAACTCTCTTTCTTAAAGAATGCTTGAAAACTTGGTATTGGAAGGTTGGAAAGTTTTCCATATACTTGCTTGAAAATAAAAGTTTGGAGGTGAAGAAATTTTTTGGGTAGACGTTGATAAAGGAAGCTAATACCACTAACTCTACACAAGTTATGGCTACGCCTTTTTCTCGGTTAATATCCCAACATCATCATTCTTTTCTTTGATTTCATCACATTTTGCAGAGGTAGAATTAATGGGAGTGTTTGTTGGTGGAGCTCCTGGGATGGTGTAGGATTTGGTAAGAAAAACAAAGTTGGTACTAATCCTCCCTTCCCCACTTCCTATTCTTTTGCCCATTAGgtagatgtatgtatatatatatatatagtatatactaATTATTGTGGTTATTTTCTCGTGTAGGAGGTTTCTTTGTTACTgtattattattgcactgtcgTTTCTGACTTGTCCCATCATTTGTAGGAAGTTGGGGTTTCCTAAAGATAGAATACTAGCTTTGTGAAGAAGCTTTAGTTCATTTTTGTAACatcataaattaaatacaattagTACATTTCTCGTTTGAAGAGAAATGACTATATTTTATAAATGGACATTTAATATCCATCTGATTTATAAATGCACATGGACAATTATTTTATCGCTTCATGTATCTTCTTGCGCATCAAAGTCCTTGATCAAGATTAGTTTTACATTGGCGCTTAATTATCAATTAAAACCCATCAAGGATTTTAATACACCGTCGTGTGTTACTCCACCCGCCACAACCACCTCTTCTGCCTATTTGCCAAGTCGGTGATGGTCTGGACGCTCGAGTGCTGGGACCTCGAATATCCCTCATCCTTACTATGGAACGCCCAAGTTTGCTTTCAACAGGACGAGGCCGGGTCCTGGACCCACACTTGCCTCAACTATCTTGTCATCGATGAGCATTCCGACCGCCTATTTCTAGTGATTCGTTTTATGTTGGATCTTGAACCTGATGATTTtgatgacgacgacgacgacgacgatgaCGACGACGAGGAGGATGATGTTGATGAGGAGAAGGAGGACGAGGAGTGGAGAAGCTATCTACGCCGCTTTTATCACAAAACCCTTCGTTTCCGTGTATATGAAATTAATCGCGAAAAAGGAGGTGAAATGAGGTACATGGATGGTTCGTTGGATGGTTTGGCAATGTTTGTGGGAAGCAACCACGCTTTTGCGCTGCCGGCGGCGGACTTCAACTTGAACCCGGATTCTATTTATTTCAACGAAGATGGTGTTAGTTATATTGCCGAAGATGGAAGAAATGACGACATTGGCATCTATAATTACGTGAATGGCAAAATATGTTCCATCGATTATTATCCCACTCAGAAACCCACCTATTCCTCCTCCAGGATTGCTCCAGCCATGTGGCTCACTCCAATTCCGCATTACCACTAGTATTTTCAtctctttattttcttattcacTTTCTTGTGTTTTGCTTTATCATCTTATTCACTAATGTTATCTTCCGATTATATATTCACCATTTTAATGGTGTGTATTACATCTAATTCTTTTATGGtcatcaatttaattagtaaagtcAATAGTCTAAAAATTACTAATACAACTCTAAAAGTTTAGATTCACAGAATAGATCGAATATGGTACTCCTAGTATATTGATGACCAGAAAAACGCCGGAGATGTTTGGCAGCTTTTACTTACACAGTTGGAAATAACTACttggtttttattttatattcatttttttggaATTAAGTGTTTGGATTTATTTGTGGGGAGTTTaagtattagagcatccgcagcggcggcggtAGTCGCCACCGGTAgtcgctgctcgatgtatcgagcacgtccatgccagcggacgcacacgtggcgcgctcccattcgtcaacggcatagccgttgagtttaaacttttttatatatttttttaaaaaattggtatttaattttaaataatgctaaaaaattaaaaaaaatattttccaaatcccaaaaatatggccgtttttttcccattttttctgaatttttttgatttttttcccaaaatcatctataaatacacacattcatcactcatttatcacatcaattcatctctcattcataattcttatacaaactatcaacacattcaaccttcactcaaaacatcaaatggatttcacgcatctcatggcggaagcggagcgcgaagaacaagaatactacgaacaacaccgtgccgcttacgaagcatatgtcgcggcgaatacccctgctcatcctcctcaacgcactagatcaaatcgccgctacatccatcgtgaccgggagggagcccacgaaaggctcgttgccgactactttgccgaccatccgcggtttccggcagattactttaggcggcgttttcgcatgtcaaagcgtttgttcatgcgaattatcaatacattgtccgcacgtgttgaatactttcaaacaggtgtagatgcagccggccggcaaagtatcacggcgttgcagaagtgtacgtgtgccatccgacaactcgctactgggcaaacggccgacatcttcgacgagtatttgcatatcggtgagtccactggaatcctttgtttaaagaatttttgcgagggcgttcgttctgcttttggggatgaattccttcgggcacccaccaccgatgattgccaacggttgcttcgtcttcacgaatcagtccatggctttcccggaatgcttggcagcattgactgcatgcattggaggtggaagaattgcccgactgcttggagggggcaacacttaagcggtcacaaaggcggcggcccaacacttatccttgaggcggtcgccgactatcgcctatggatttggcatgcatatttcggcgttgccggatccaacaacgacttgaacgtgctctattcttcaccactcttcaatgatgtgatgaatggtgtagcaccggcgatcgacttcgccatcaacggaaatacataccgcatgggttactatctcgccgatggtatctacccaaggtggtcgacgttcgtgaagacgctccacaacccgcacgacccgagacgggttctttttgcgcagcgtcaagagtcagcgcggaaggacgtcgaaagagccttcggggtccttcaagctcgattcaacattgtgaaggccccggctcggctgtggtacgtgaataatatcgccgacatcatgttcacgtgtattatattacacaacatgattatagccgacgaagggccgagggcggctagcttctacgacgaggacgaagccggaagctcaacagcgaggtctcccccacgccgaggcgagcatacgacggttggccagaggatcgagacaagacacacaatgcgcgatactcgaatccacaatcaactacaagaagacctaatcaaccacatgtgggtgaaattcggcaacgagtagtggtttttttaatttttaggattttaattatgtaatttttaatttttaggattttaattatgtaatttttcatttttaggattttaattatgtaatgtttaattttatttgtcatttgtaatatttattgtggtttttagatgaattttaatattatggaaatgttattgtttaattgaattttaaattaattgtgctcgtccttgcggaagagcacagttgtgggtgttgt includes the following:
- the LOC121788687 gene encoding uncharacterized protein LOC121788687, with the translated sequence MASSILRSIFCGMRMSGNTWPAPPSPPKLSPPFLILPSPYEVGYKELYSLTEKKVVSIDKAAPPPAWAQGRRVKHMGCSHGWVASFNYDNRKTFLFDPITGCHIELPDIDDATEPCQYIILTSSPDSPACRAIMHYQPSYRLAACFPAHGRGGSWLSVGGGQGHYTVVCYSTRHNHLFCLFAKSVMVWTLECWDLEYPSSLLWNAQVCFQQDEAGSWTHTCLNYLVIDEHSDRLFLVIRFMLDLEPDDFDDDDDDDDDDDEEDDVDEEKEDEEWRSYLRRFYHKTLRFRVYEINREKGGEMRYMDGSLDGLAMFVGSNHAFALPAADFNLNPDSIYFNEDGVSYIAEDGRNDDIGIYNYVNGKICSIDYYPTQKPTYSSSRIAPAMWLTPIPHYH